DNA from Solanum stenotomum isolate F172 chromosome 3, ASM1918654v1, whole genome shotgun sequence:
GTGTGGAGGCCACTTTTCGTTGATTTAGGTGTTTTGGTTTCATTACCATGGTGATCGGGCATTGGtgctaaaataactaataagtAGTTCTATTGGTATATATGTGTGGGGAACAAACAGTCTAGGTACCTCAGGTGTTTCTTCCTTTCGCAGTTAAACACAGGCTGATGCTCGAGTGTCACGCTACTTGTTACGCAATAAACTTCAATATGTTAACAGAATTAGTCTCATATTGCTTGATTGTTTATTCCTATGTATAAGTAGATCCGATAGGACCattatttatttgtcttacGTTGTGACATAGGTACCTCGTCCCAGCTGACTTGACTGTTGGCCAATTTGTTTACGTGGTCCGAAAGAGGATCAATCTCAGTGCTGAAAAGGCCATATTTGTCTTTGTCAAAAACATTCTGCCTCCAAGTAAGTGAAGTAGATTATAACCTAAGGTCTCCATACTTTTCCAAGACATTTGTCTTTGACATATCTTCCTTCCTTCTTGTTGCAGCTGCTCTGATGTCTGCAATTTACGAGGAAAACAAGGATGAAGACGGATTCCTTTATATGACATATAGTGGTGAAAATACATTTGGTTTCCTTGAGCTTGGGAATTAATATTTCAAGTTAACTATCTGTATTGTAAATATGCTACCACTTTGATTTGTTCATGGATGGTTTAACAGTGAGATGACTCTTGttttttgttaaagaaatgctCATAAAATGTACAGATGACAAGTCTTTGCACACTTATACCAATATCTCTTTTATCTCGTGAAAATATAATCCTTCTGTCCATTTATTAGCTCAATTCATTTCAATCCAATGGctcacattttatttattaataataagcTCCCCTAACAAGGAATGTCAACAAAGCGTTTGTAGTCCAACGGTTAGGATAATTGCCTTCCAAGCAATAGACCCGGGTTCGACTCCCGGCAGACGCAGTTTTTAactcttgaatttttttaatctttttcatggTGTATTTGGATCGGATAATGTTTTCCGATCTTCAATTGGTAGGAACCACAAAATATAAGTatgaaattcacttatttttctaaaatgataatttttaggaaaaatatttcttcctaccaaacacaccatTAAGTTTTGAACTGAACTAATTTTAAACGAGGAAAGATTATAGAGAATCGTTATAACTAGAATAATTCAAACAGAAGGGGCAAAGTACACCGATACTCAGTTTTGATGGAGTCATTTAGTTTGGGTccattatgtaaaaaaaaaaatcatacgtTATGTGTATCTATTTCATGATAACTTTAGATATACGATGTCGGGGACTGAAGTTAACATTATGATAGCCAAAGTGCGGCAAAAATAACTTTAGTCCAATTATTTTTAGCTGAGTTCAGGAAAAATaggactaaaaataaaatgacattaCCAAAACAAACTCCCTGAtcaaatttcttattttgaGACTTCTATAGAAATATACGAAATAAAatctatatttataaattataataattcataatacatcaaatttatttcaaaacgttacaactcaaaattttaataatattgcaTAAACCATGCGTAGAAAATTGATACGACAAAATATAAGATATTTAACCATTATTATTAAatagagtaatattttaattcCCTATCAACAGCTTTCTTCAAGAAACTATTCTCTTCAAGTACCATTTGAATTGGCAAGAACCCTAAACCATTAGCCATAGCCACCATCATCTCCTTCATCTCTTGTTTAAATTCTTCCAAATCCACCGTCCCGTTCGAGTCGCGATCGAACTGAACGAAAATTGAACTATAAACTCGAGAAACCTCGTTTGGATCAATTTTTACGTCAATACCAAAATGTGTATCGAACACCCTCAACCCCTGCAACCAGTGGTGAAATCAAAAATTTTGTTAAGaatattattcaaaatttagTTAGACATTTTGAATAACAAAAACTTGATGTTATTGTAATTTGACACGTGGGGTCGGGAAGATGATGTGTACATTGACCTTATTATTTCTACCTACCTTTGAAAAgttttgtaataaaaaataatctttgaaaaaattaaaaatatatactctataaaagtaatctttaaaaaaatatatatattctagcTGACTACTCTTTAATCTATATGGCTCTGGTCCGCCCTTACCTGCAACTCTTTCAACATTTCTGAATAAGAAAGTATGCCATCATGATCTTTATCGAGATTGTTGAAGCGCTCAACGATGAATCCGCTGAATGCTTCTTCGTCTTCCACGAAGCTAAGGATTGTGGCACCATCAAGAACCTCTACACTCATTTTGTGGTGTTAATTTGTACCTATTGAAACACAATAGTCaattaatgaatatgaataatTTGTAGCTTGATATTCTATTTATACTATATGCTTTTTGTCAAGTATTGGAAGACTACCAATTTTGAGTTGGTGGTTTTGTCAAGTAGTACTTGTTATTGTAGGAGTCAACAAGACTAATAAAAGTGTgtgtattttgaatttttgcaCACAGATTAATGACATAGTCGGTTGGTTGGTCGTACGGGTGTATCTAGATCGAGTtggtttgaattttttaattattgaattaaattatttatattggattttaaaatctataaatcaaaccaaaaaaattatagtcgagattttcaacttcaagttttttaattttctcgGATTTTTCGGAGGGTTTATCAATAAAAAGCCAATTTTGTTGAAAACGTGagatctcaaaaaaatgaaaatttttaaataGAACAAGCtagtgaattttaaatattgaatggTCAAaacgaaacaaaaaaaaaaaaaaatcattttgggACTCAGAAAACTCAAAAGCACTATATGTTGTTTTAGACACTAGTATTGCAAAGCCACCAGATTTTTGGCAAGCATGTAGACCGCAATGGactatttaatatttgaaattcacttgtttattttatttaatattttttatttttgtaaattttaattCGAGATCTcacgttttaaaaaaaaattccaagttGTATAAGTAGATACAAGATAAATATATGTAGTATTGCTAATCAAGTTTCAAATCACAATTAAATTGTCTTAATCTAACtgttcaatatttttaataattaataatattaattatgtaAAGAGTTTTCGTGTTGGCTTGTTGATTTCACTACAATTTTGATTATGTATGatatcttttattattaatttattggtCCTGATACAAATTTGATATCTGAAAGAGAACTTCTTTTGGGATTACGATTTAGGACTTAGAATTGTTAATTacttatttcataaatataattttatgttaatttttaaaacttttgtcTTTAGACTTTGCAATGTTATTATATGAGATTACGcagatttgaaaatttattcGTATTAAATATAACTATAATGAAGTGATAAAACAAAGCCTatgtaaaatttcttaagttttatgaatttaatttgtgctatgtttatgttttagataaTTGTTATTGAGGTGAATTCGAGGTGTGTGGGATCCACACAAGAATGTAGAGATGTTTAGAATCAGAGTTGTCCATCGGACATATCAGACAAATAATTACACTTAATCATTCAACTTATTGGATATcgatttttaaaatgtattaatcAACTAGTCAACCAATAATATACCGATTGGTTTGATATCGAATTAGCAATTATCGGACGGTTATCAAGTGATGTATCGACTAAATTATAGAACCAACTTACatctattctttttctttaattaaaatcACAACAAGAAAATACATATCATTGCTTTAATTAACTTATGtctcttttttcattaaatataggaaaaactacataaatgagccacaaaacttaaaataatttgagGAACTTTCGCATATAGTCACTCAAAATAGCCTAATTatgcttcatagctatagtttgctaattacaatttgtagctacatgttatagggaggagagaggcgagcgagagagggcagagagtgggagagaggtgaattgtatatgcatatcggttagataattgcatattatacatatgtatttgtatattttggcgagagagattgggagagggaggagagaggcgagcgaaactgggagagggaggagagaggcgagccagagaggacaataatttgtataatttgcatctcgtttgtataattcgcgtgtttttgtataattgagtaatataaagtCTCGAATtgtacaaatataataaaactagAAATAACGAAtaaatacaaacataaacatatgaactttaaacaattatacaaaatatattatacaaattacattatataaattatattatacaaaattcaaaaactacacgtttatacaaattttaaaaagttatacacaaaaagattgaatgtatatgatgacaaaactgaaaaatcaaagaaaaatcatcgtcatatacaaatacaaaccaccgtatacaaatacaaatcaaacaaataattgttagttgcgaattatacaaatgtggcaaattatacatatacaaacgtggctaattatacaaactcgaagtcagcccacgtaattaatggttaatgttagtcgcgagtggtaattataacaaactataactatgatgagtaattaagtagtataagtttgcttaaccgcgtaattttctcaaataattatatgttCATACCCCAATCCAAAGTAATTCAAGGAATACTCATTCtctcaataaaaaatacaacCCATACCTCTCATTTATTAAAGTTGATAATTTTCgattaactgatactaaatcagtatcatatactgGATTGATATTATTAAGACTGATAATTTTCCTTAATTGatactatatatacacacacatatatatatatatatacacaagtAACATTGGTAATTTAAGTAAAATCgagttatttttgttgattttagatTTTCCATCCAATTGAGGGGTATATGTGACAAGTTTATAAACGgctaaaataaaaacaattttattttaacagTAAAGGTAAAATCAACTAATAAATGAAAACTAAATAGatatttttgactattttccctaatttaaatataaacacaaaaataGGGACAAAATTGTAAATGACCCCTATTATTACGCAAACAACCTCTTTGTCTTTTTGTTCCCTTCAGTTTCGCAAATAAAAGACCGTCCAATAACATTACGCCACGTCAGACACCCATCAAATTCCAAAAACACGTCCACGTTCAATGAACCTGTATTGTCGTCTTCTTCAGGTGACATTTTTCTCTCctataaatcaaagaaaaaaaaaagcaaaatttTACAAATTCAACCAAAACCCAGAAAGCGAAtcctttgtttttgtttgaaaaaagtATTTGCAGTTGAAGATTTGAGAAAATGGCTTTGGCTTTCAGTTCTTCAAGTGTAATTCATggttctctttcttcttcatcttcatatGAACAACAACAACCTAAAGGTTACCCATTGCTCTTTTTCTCTCCATTTTTCAGTTTTTGCATTTAATTCTGTAAATGTGGTAGGGAATTTTCTCatctgggttttttttttttgttgctttggTTCTCAAACTTTCAATTTTCACACTTAAACTGTAAATGTAATTAAGATCAGAGAAGTTTAACATCTGGGTTTGTTatatctttgttttctttttgtttgggttcttaaagtttcaatttttacACTTAAAAGTGTTAATGTGATGAAGATCAGAGAATTTTAACATCTGGgtttgttatttctttgttttttttttgtttgagttcttaaagtttcaatttttacACTTAAAAGTGTTAATGTGATAAAGATAAAAGGGAATTTATCATCTGGGTTTCGTTTTTTTGGTCTAATTTGCtgtttttttttacagtttCACAAATGGGTATCACTCAGCCAATGGATCGGTCTCGAATTCCATTGAAAGCAGTGAATTTTACTCAGAGGAGTTTGGCTATGAAGCCATTAGTTCCATTAGCAGCAACTATTGTTGCTCCTGGTGAGTTAATTAGATTTTTAGTAATTTGTGTGATTTACTGCTAATTTTTGTAAtggaaatgattttttatttttgtaattttttgtggGGTTTAGAGGTGGAAGAGAAAGCAGAGACAGATGATTATGAGAAATTGGCAAAGGAGCTAACAAATGCTTCTCCTTTGAAGATTATGGATAAAGCCCTTGAGAAATTTGGAAGTGAAATTGCCATTGCTTTCAGGTATACTTTGTTTTTTGGATTAGGGGTGTGTCCCTTTCCCGAACCCTGCTAATGCGGGATGCATTGTGCACCGGATTACCTATTGGTGTTGATTTTTCTTATGCTGAAGATGCTTGTACTATTTTGTATCCAAATTGATTTAGCCTCTACTGGTAGTAAATAGTTTTGCGTCTTGTCTCTCCTGCTAGTAATACTCGTATGTCTCATTCGTACTATTGCTTATGTCTCCATAAATGTTGTGTTTTTGCTTTTCTTGAGTTGatggtctatcagaaacaatctctctatgGTAGGGATATACTCAAgcctccctagaccccacttgtgggactgTTGGTGTTCTTTGGCCAAAGTATTGTCAAATAGAAGACctataattatgtaaaacaacTTTAATTTGGGAAACTAATGTAAAAGAGAAGCAGTAGCTACTTATAATTGGAAATGAGGAATGAGAAAAGCCTAAGGAAGAATGAGTGAGTAGTAGAAGTTTAGCATTGAAACCGAAAATAACAATTTGGGAACTCCAAATTTCAAGATTTTGGTGAAGAAAAATGGTCTGGTTCTGAATAGCTAATCAATAATTTCTTAGTTGCTATAAAATTTGTATGTTTCGAGGCTCTTTTATTGATGAATTACACTGGTTCAGGAATATCTTCGACTGTGATGAATGCTTGAAGAGAATGAAATTTAAgcatgaaaaaatattatcatgttTATTTAGTTTATAAAAATTGGTTCATGTTTGTTCCATAGGAGCTACTCAAGGTGGAGTATCATAACTCCTAAATGTGTATGAACATTGCCAACTAGTTTCATTAATATGTTTCTCAATAAAGATAACTTGTGTTGCATTGTAATTTGTTAATTTTACCAAATCAATCATCAGTTAATGCTTTGTGTGATGCAAATGCGATGTGGATTTTAGAGGGTCATCATGCTATTTCGTTTTTTTGGTCATTTAGGATGTTGAGTATTATCCTGATACATCTGCTGTTCTACTTGTTTATCAGAAATGTTGGTTTCCTTTTAGATGTCTCTCTCAAATGAATTTCCAGATTGGTTATCTCGCTTTGGTACATCTCCTAAATGATATCCTTATTTTGCAGTGGTGCTGAAGATGTTGCTTTGCTAGAGTATGCTCGTTTAACTGGTCGTCCATTTAGAGTATTCAGCCTTGATACTGGGAGGTTGAATCCAGAAACCTACCAATTATTTGATGCAGTGGAGAAGCACTATGGGATTCGTATTGAATATATGTTCCCTGATGCTGTTGAAGTTCAGGCTTTAGTAAGGAACAAGGGTCTCTACTCTTTCTATGAAGATGGCCACCAAGAATGCTGCCGCATAAGGAAAGTTAGGCCCTTGAGGAGAGCCCTGAAAGGTTTACGTGCCTGGATCACAGGGCAACGTAAAGATCAGTCCCCTGGTACTCGATCTGAAATTCCCATTGTTCAGGTAGACCCTTCGTTCGAGGGTTTAGATGGTGGAGTAGGCAGCTTGGTGAAGTGGAATCCTGTTGCCAATGTGGATGGCAATGATATTTGGAATTTCTTGCGAGCCATGAATGTTCCAGTGAATTCATTGCATTCACAAGGTTATGTTTCCATCGGATGTGAACCTTGCACACGAGCTGTCCTACCTGGCCAACATGAGCGAGAAGGAAGGTGGTGGTGGGAGGATTCCAATGCCAAGGAGTGTGGCTTACATAAGGCCAACATCAAGGACGAAAGCATGAACGGTAATGGAAAGGGCACTGTCCATGCAAATGGTAGTGCTGCTGTTGCTGATATTTTCGACACCAACGACATTGTAAGCTTGAGTAGGCCTGGAATCGAGAACCTATTGAAGTTGGAAAATCGTAGAGAGCCTTGGATTGTTGTTCTTTATGCACCTTGGTGCCAGTTTTGCCAGGTAATTAATCTTCTCATcaacaactttttctttctccaCCGAGGCATATCCAAGATTTGGATGTGACTAGTTCAACCTTTAAGGTTCTTAGCACCGAGCATAACATACTTTTGACATTATTGTTTAGAATTTAATGAGCCATGGTTCGAAAATACTGGATTCAGTTGAGCCATTGAATATAGGCTGCTGCATATTCGCCTCTACTTCTCCAGGCGGATGATATTAGGGGATCATCTTAAAGAtcttttttctgattttgtACAGGCAATGGAAGGATCCTACGTTGAATTGGCGGAGAAGTTGGCGAGTTCAGGTGTGAAAGTAGCAAAATTCAGGGGAGATGGTGAGCAGAAAGCATTTGCACAAAAAGAATTGCAGCTTGGTAGCTTCCCTACAATACTCTTCTTCCCTAGACATACTTCACAGCCCATTAAGTACCCGTCGGAGAAGAGGGATGTAGACTCCTTGCTAGCTTTTGTGAATGCCCTCAGGTGAAAGACATATAATGTGTTTACATATCTTGATGAGAAGCTATTCCGCAATACAAAGTTGCGTGCAAGTTGGCTTGGACACTATGGACTTATACTGTCCTCTTAGTcctctccatttttttttcctttttaactcTACTTTTTATATATCCATCTTTGGTGAGAGCTTGATTTCTAGggattcaattttttgaaatcaATATAAAGAGcttgattattttttggttGCTCATTGTATTGTGCTCACTTTTCCTTAAGTGGATAATATTGACTGCAAATTGTCAAATCAATTAAGCCCATGAGTTGTTTCTCTGGATATTTGTTGGCTAGGCTAGCCTACCTTTCGACGTTAcctccttgaaaatgggcaaaaATACTGTTGAATTATTGGAAATTGAGCACTTGTATCCTTGGTCATCTTTTGATATCAAAATTACATGCGCAAGCTGGCACGGACACAATTGATATTCTTCTAGTGAGGATGGACAAGTGCGGTCCTATTTTTAGATGGCAAGGGTACTTTTCATACATAACAGAGGACAATATGCTCGTTTCTAATAATTTAAGGATATTTTGACCTTTCtctatttattttaatctttattaATGACTCGAAAAAAGgaaattggagaagaagaattgaacatcaaataaaaatagttattaatttttgtaaaatagaattagGTTGATCATGAAGTTGAGATTAATCTTTGAAATTAAGGACTTGTAGTAGGAATTATATAGTTGATAACATGCAATGCATGATCAAGAACTTAACATCTTCCTTACTTTCAACATAATTACAATTCTTAACatctatatataatttcaaatcCCAAAACAAAATTCTCACACACtccaaaaatacaaataacaaaACACTAATTTTTGTCTTAATTCAACTCATAAAAAATGGCAACAAAGTTTATTTTCCTCCTCCTTATTGCTAGTACACTTGTTGTTGTATCCACAAATGCTAGAAGCATTGTGGCAAAATCAAGTGATGAAATCTATCCATATTATCCACTCCCTAGACCATTTGGTTTAAGTTTTGGTACTAATTTTGGAAATGGCAATGCTAATGATGAAAGTGTGTTAATTGGTAGTGGAAAAGTTGAAGTAAATGATGGAGCACTTGGACGTCATTAGTGTTAATTACAAACTCTTTTACCTAATGATGGAGTCAGAATTTCTATTAAGAAgttgtaaaaataaatcaagagaatttaataatattattttttgctgaAGGGATTCATTATGATACAAATTATGATACTAGTAAAATGTAATGTGTGAATCGAACGACTTCTAATTAAGTGTATGTctattatgattttcatgttaaacataaaaaaaaaaacatttctatgCATTATATTACTCATCACAATTTGTCACAATGAATAGTTGAATACTGGAAATTCGCTAATTTTCGACATATAAGATGGAATGAGAAATTTCAATcttttatttgatgtttgagttagaatcttgaaaaaaatattttttaatgagcTCTACACTGTGTGAATTGAATTAGTTGTCACTTGTAAGTATTAACTACTGGATggttaaaacaaacaaaaagtaTTTACGTAAAACATATATAGTAGTGCTCCGCCACCTTTAAATCTAGAATCCACCTCtacattatatattttaagaaatttcaatcattttaaaaaaattaacttgataACATAATTTTATCAAACACTCAAACAACTCATTATCAATTTCAACCACTTCTAGCCGAACACTTTGATAATTAATACTATTAATTATTAGCTATTTTTAATCTGCTAATCCAATCAGGCTCTTAAAAATAACCTTTTCATATGaattttctcaaataaataaataaatatattgctATATATGAAAACCAGCCTACAATTACTTAtagtcaaaataataaaaaagaagaaaacatatCCCAACTAATATAACTATTTCCTcgatctcaatttatatgattcaCTTCTCTTTTTagtctgtaaaaaaaaaagatatattttatatttaataataatttaattttaaaatattattttacacttaattaaataatttataaccacataaatatttattatttattttatacataaattttaaagattattttttctcgtatcaaatcaaattacATAATCATTCAACTCAATCACAAAAATTTAGGACACCTGAAAATATTCCATTACAAATCATAATGGACAATAAGGGAAAAACATATTCTTAAGCTCCCCAAAGATATATTTACCCAATCATAATCCCAAAAtggaatattatttttttacctaATAAAAGTTTAAACACAT
Protein-coding regions in this window:
- the LOC125860536 gene encoding autophagy-related protein 8C-like isoform X2, whose translation is MFFRCLKFSARNKSLSLAMAKSSFKVEHPLERRQAESSRIREKYPDRIPVIVERAEKSDISDIDKKKYLVPADLTVGQFVYVVRKRINLSAEKAIFVFVKNILPPTALMSAIYEENKDEDGFLYMTYSGENTFGFLELGN
- the LOC125860505 gene encoding 5'-adenylylsulfate reductase 3, chloroplastic-like, with the protein product MALAFSSSSVIHGSLSSSSSYEQQQPKVSQMGITQPMDRSRIPLKAVNFTQRSLAMKPLVPLAATIVAPEVEEKAETDDYEKLAKELTNASPLKIMDKALEKFGSEIAIAFSGAEDVALLEYARLTGRPFRVFSLDTGRLNPETYQLFDAVEKHYGIRIEYMFPDAVEVQALVRNKGLYSFYEDGHQECCRIRKVRPLRRALKGLRAWITGQRKDQSPGTRSEIPIVQVDPSFEGLDGGVGSLVKWNPVANVDGNDIWNFLRAMNVPVNSLHSQGYVSIGCEPCTRAVLPGQHEREGRWWWEDSNAKECGLHKANIKDESMNGNGKGTVHANGSAAVADIFDTNDIVSLSRPGIENLLKLENRREPWIVVLYAPWCQFCQAMEGSYVELAEKLASSGVKVAKFRGDGEQKAFAQKELQLGSFPTILFFPRHTSQPIKYPSEKRDVDSLLAFVNALR
- the LOC125860533 gene encoding uncharacterized protein LOC125860533, with the translated sequence MSVEVLDGATILSFVEDEEAFSGFIVERFNNLDKDHDGILSYSEMLKELQGLRVFDTHFGIDVKIDPNEVSRVYSSIFVQFDRDSNGTVDLEEFKQEMKEMMVAMANGLGFLPIQMVLEENSFLKKAVDRELKYYSI